The following are encoded in a window of Vespula pensylvanica isolate Volc-1 chromosome 2, ASM1446617v1, whole genome shotgun sequence genomic DNA:
- the LOC122627409 gene encoding mitochondrial sodium/calcium exchanger protein-like, with the protein MTPPSFWQVKVGKVPILPIFFAFGTLIGVIVFLTTRVDRIPKYHNAFAFFGFLIGMLTVHFVAGEIMAVLGCIGFACSISKAMLGITFLAWGNSIGDLISNTTIARQGFSKVGYAACFASPIFNTLLGLGLTYGIAAASSSDLKTKIRLSNMAPGCLTFLFCSLLTTIIYMNITAATARRSYGYLLYSLYLAFILIQFLSEFHVIHPLGTDHRADEPDGR; encoded by the exons TCTGGCAAGTGAAGGTTGGCAAGGTGCCGATACTACCGATATTCTTCGCTTTTGGCACTCTAATTGGTGTAATTGTGTTTCTAACGACTCGCGTGGATCGCATACCGAAGTATCATAAT GCTTTTGCGTTTTTTGGATTTTTGATCGGCATGCTGACAGTTCATTTCGTGGCTGGAGAAATAATGGCTGTGCTAGGATGCATTGGATTTGCCTGTAGTATTTCAAAAGCCATGCTGGGAATCACGTTTCTTGCCTGGGGTAATAGCATCGGGG ATTTGATATCCAATACGACGATAGCTCGGCAAGGTTTCTCAAAGGTTGGTTATGCAGCCTGTTTTGCCAGTCctatatttaatactttattgGGACTAGGATTGACTTATGGTATAGCAGCCGCATCTTCTTCggatttaaaaacgaaaattcgTCTGAGCAACATGGCACCGGGATGTCTAACTTTTCTATTCTGTTCGTTATTGACTACCATCATTTACATGAACATCACAGCAGCGACGGCACGGCGTTCCTATGGAtatcttctttattcgttGTATTTGGCTTTCATTCTCATTCAGTTTCTCAGCGAGTTCCACGTTATTCATCCCCTTGGAACGGATCATCGTGCGGACGAGCCGGACGGCCGATGA